The sequence below is a genomic window from Labilibaculum sp. DW002.
TTTCGTATACAATTCCCTGACCTGCAATTGCAGCATCGCCATGAATAACGATAGGGACTAGTTTGTTCTCATCGCCTTTGTAATCGTTGTCAATTTTAGATCGGGAAATACCTTCAACAACAGCACCTACGGTTTCAAGGTGCGATGGATTTGGTGTTAAGTGAAGCTTTACTTCATTTCCATCATCCGTTTTAACTGTACTTCCATATCCTAAATGGTATTTAACATCACCAAGGGCAATGTCATCTTCAAATTCTTCCCCAACGAACTCTTTGAATATATTTTCATATGGTTTCTCAAGAATATTCGCTAATACATTAAGACGACCGCGATGAGCCATACCGAATACAAATTCTTCAACTCCTAATTGCGCACCTTTTTCTATTAGGGCATCAAGAGCAGGAATTAGTGTTTCTGTACCTTCAAGAGAGAATCGTTTTTGTCCAACAAACTTTTTATGAATATAGTTCTCGAAACCAACAGCTAACTTTAAATGGTAATAGATATGTTTGCGCTGTTCATCAGTGAAATTTGGAGTGTTTTTAGAACTCTCCATTTTATTTTGTAACCATCTCAACATTTGAGGGTGACGAACGAAAACATATTCTGCTCCAATCGATTTACAGTAGGTTTCTTGCAAATGAGCAACAATGTCTTTCAATTTTGATGCTCCAATTCCAAGTTCTGTGCCCGCATGAAATACCGTTTCCAAATCAGCATCTGAGAGGTTGAAGTTCTCAATATCGAGAGTTGGGAAATATTTTCGGCGAGTTCGAACAGGATTGGTTTTTGTAAAAAGATGTCCACGTTGACGATAGGCCTGAATCAAATTCATCACATTGAATTCTTTATTCATCGAATTAGATGCAGGTATTTTATCGATTGTTGATTCTTGCTTAACTGGAAATTTGGTGCTTGCAAAATCAAATCCTTGAAAAAATTGTCTCCAACTTTCTTCAACAGATTCAGGATCATTTTTGTAGGATTGGTATAGTTCGTCTATGAATTCGATTTCACTATTGCCCAAAAAGCTAAATTTATCCATATAGTTGTTCCTTGTACTTAGTCTTGTTATTGTTGTAACTAAAACAAATGTATTAAATTTTCATTCTTATGAAGATATCAAAAACGAATAAAAGATAAAAAGGTCATTTTTTTTTCATATAGGCATATAGAGAATTTCTATGAGCTGTTTTTATTTAACATTGCTGAAAAAAGATGACACAATTCTTTTATATGAACTCGCTTCGGATTACTTTAGTTTTTTATACCATAAATAAGAAAAATACTACAAATGTTTTTACTTCGACTTTTGATTGGCTTTGTGATTATCACCCAATTTTTAGCCTGTGATAATTTACAAAAAAAATCGCGATTTGCTTTAGAAAAGGGCGATCTTCTTTTTCAGGATTTAGATGCTGATTCCATTTCTAGTGCGATAGAAACAGTAACGGGAGGCGCGAATAAACTGAGCTTTTCTCATGTTGGAATTGTAGATCTTAATAAAAATGGAGATACGCTTGTTTTAGAGGCAATATCAAAAGGAGTTTGTTATACAAAATTGAGTTCCTTTTTGAAACGAAGTCTCAATAAAAGTGGAAAGCCACAGGTTGAGGTTGGGCGCTTGAATCCTGAATTTAAAGCATTAATAGATTCCGCTTTATTGGAGGGGAAGGAGCTGATAGGCAAAGCGTACGATGATGTTTACGTAATTGGGGATTCAAATTACTACTGTTCTGAACTGATTTATGAGATGTTTGCGAGTAATAAGGATTCCATAGAAGTATTTAAGCTAAATCCGATGTCTTTTAAGGATGCACAGACGGGTGAATACATGCCTTTCTGGATTGACTATTACAAGAAGTTAGGTGTTGAAATCCCGGAAGGAATGCCAGGTTTAAATCCAAATGGTATGTCGCTGTCTCCAAACATAGAAATGGTTTATTCTTACCATTCAGAAAACAAATACTAAAATATTTTATACAATATATGAATTCATTTTTACGTCAATTAACTGCAGAACTTTACGAAAAGTACGGTAGCAATTTATCCAACTGTATGTTGGTGTTTCCGAATCGTCGTGCTGGACTATTCTTTTCAAAATACCTGAATGAATTAATTGATCAGCCAATATGGGCGCCAAAAATTCTAACCATTAATGAATTTTTTAAAGAACATTCGAATCTTCAGACAGAAGATAATTTGGGTTTACTTTTTCGTCTGTATAAAATTTACATTCAAAAAATGGAGGTTTCTGAGAGCTTCGATGAATTCTATCATTGGGGAGAAATGCTTTTAGGGGATTTCGATGATTTGGATAAGTATCGTGTGAATGCGAAACACCTGTTTCAAAATTTGGCAGAAGAAAAGGCAATTGATGATTTGTTTGATTATTTAACCGAGGAGCAAATTGAAGCCATACAATCGTTTTGGAGTACATTTCGACCAGAGAAATATTCAGAGCACCAGAAGGAATTCGTGAAACTTTGGGAAAACCTGTATCCAATTTATACCGATTTCAGAAAAGAATTGGAAGGTAAAGGATTGGCTTATGAAGGTATGGCATCACGAAACTTGGTGGATAAACTAGAAGCTGGAGAGATAAAAATAAAAGAAGACAGAGTGATTTTTATTGGTTTTAATGCATTAAACCGATGTGAAATGAATTTGTTTGATGAATTAAAAAGGCAAGATAAAGCTGATTTCTATTGGGATTACGATGAGTCGTATTTGAAAAATCCATATCATGAAGCTGGT
It includes:
- a CDS encoding YiiX/YebB-like N1pC/P60 family cysteine hydrolase, which translates into the protein MFLLRLLIGFVIITQFLACDNLQKKSRFALEKGDLLFQDLDADSISSAIETVTGGANKLSFSHVGIVDLNKNGDTLVLEAISKGVCYTKLSSFLKRSLNKSGKPQVEVGRLNPEFKALIDSALLEGKELIGKAYDDVYVIGDSNYYCSELIYEMFASNKDSIEVFKLNPMSFKDAQTGEYMPFWIDYYKKLGVEIPEGMPGLNPNGMSLSPNIEMVYSYHSENKY